A single window of Penaeus vannamei isolate JL-2024 chromosome 24, ASM4276789v1, whole genome shotgun sequence DNA harbors:
- the LOC113803259 gene encoding N-acetylglucosamine-6-sulfatase isoform X1, with product MECRQIGYLFLGFAVFVSVMYWSSPSHIHSELRAQYIKKNRPNFVFILTDDQDVVLDGMLPMANVRKLIAKEGLTLSNSFVASPLCCPSRSSILTGQYVHNHMAINNSLSGQCSGTRWQMGPEKRTFATHLHNYGYETFFAGKYLNQYGHEKVGGVKHVPPGWDWWFGLKGNSRYYNYTLSVNGMAEEHGTDPDKDYLTKVISERALEFLHKSSFEKPFFMMLSVPSAHAPFTPEPKYSGNFSSLRAPRTENFNIKAGEGKHWLMRQGVQPLPDDVVNKVDDVFRNRLRTLLTVDDMVKDVVEYLEVVDELKNTYLIFTSDNGYHLGQFSQPLDKREPYETDIRVPFTIRGPNIPSGMVNTFPTTNIDLAPTILDLAGIRIPKYMDGVSLKSEITKTKSTGVHVVLNSISLSEEELLKREYQIPGYPQVRRTMLVEHSGEGVEKNKGCEFMGSGLSGCNPNFACKCEDSWNNTYSCLRQVSSEQNFLFCKWEDGESFQEMYDLKSDPQQLNNTVGTIKKDVHKKLNNLLRNLKRCRGVRCAELSSFVI from the exons ATGGAGTGTCGACAGATAGGTTACCTCTTCTTGGGGTTTGcagtgtttgtgtctgtcatGTATTGGTCTTCGCCAAGTCATATACATAGTGAACTCAGAGCTCAGTACATAAAG AAGAACCGACCGAACTTCGTGTTCATTCTGACGGACGACCAGGATGTGGTGCTGGACGGCATGCTTCCCATGGCTAATGTAAGGAAACTGATTGCCAAGGAAGGCCTCACTCTCTCCAACTCCTTTGTTGCCAGTCCACTCTGCTGTCCCAGTAG GTCCAGCATTTTAACGGGACAGTATGTACACAATCATATGGCCATTAATAATTCACTGAGTGGCCAGTGCAGTGGTACGAGGTGGCAG ATGGGGCCAGAGAAGAGGACTTTTGCAACCCATCTTCACAACTATGGCTATGAAACATTTTTTGCTGGGAAATACTTAAACCAATATGGCCATGAGAAAGTTGGAGGAGTAAAGCATGTCCCACCAGGATGGGACTGGTGGTTTGGGTTGAAGGGAAATTCGCGATACTACAATTACACACTCTCTGTCAATGGAATGGCTGAGGAGCATGGGACTGACCCTGACAAGGACTACCTCACAAAGGTCATAAGTGAGAGGGCCCTTGAGTTCCTGCACAAGTCATCATTTGAGAAGCCCTTCTTCATGATGCTGTCAGTGCCGTCTGCACATGCACCCTTCACCCCAGAGCCTAAGTACTCTGGCAATTTTTCCTCCCTCAGAGCACCCAGGACGGAAAACTTTAACATCAAAGCAGGTGAAGGTAAACACTGGCTGATGCGGCAAGGTGTTCAGCCTCTCCCGGATGACGTTGTTAACAAAGTTGATGACGTCTTCAGGAACAGACTCAGGACACTTCTCACGGTGGATGACATGGTGAAGGATGTTGTGGAATACCTAGAGGTGGTGGACGAACTTAAAAATACCTATTTAATATTCACATCTGATAATGGGTATCACTTGGGGCAGTTTTCTCAACCTCTAGATAAAAGGGAACCATATGAGACGGATATCCGTGTACCTTTTACAATTCGAGGCCCTAACATACCGTCAGGAATGGTGAACACATTCCCAACAACTAATATTGACCTTGCGCCAACTATCCTGGACTTAGCTGGGATACGGATACCCAAGTACATGGATGGTGTTTCACTAAAGTCAGAAATAACTAAAACTAAATCAACAGGTGTACACGTTGTGTTGAATAGCATTAGTCTTTCTGAGGAAGAGCTGCTTAAGAGGGAGTATCAGATCCCAGGTTATCCTCAGGTACGAAGAACCATGTTAGTGGAACACTCTGGAGAAGgtgtggaaaaaaataaaggatgtgAGTTCATGGGCTCAGGTTTATCTGGTTGTAATCCTAACTTTGCTTGCAAGTGTGAGGACTCGTGGAACAACACATATAGTTGTTTAAGACAGGTAAGCAGTGAGCAAAATTTTCTGTTTTGTAAATGGGAAGATGGTGAGTCATTCCAAGAAATGTATGACCTGAAGAGCGATCCACAGCAACTGAACAATACAGTTGGAACAATAAAGAAAGACGTCCACAAGAAGTTGAATAATCTGCTTCGCAATTTAAAGAGATGTAGAGGGGTAAGGTGTGCAGAACTCTCTAGTTTTGTTATTTAG
- the LOC113803259 gene encoding N-acetylglucosamine-6-sulfatase isoform X2 — MECRQIGYLFLGFAVFVSVMYWSSPSHIHSELRAQYIKNRPNFVFILTDDQDVVLDGMLPMANVRKLIAKEGLTLSNSFVASPLCCPSRSSILTGQYVHNHMAINNSLSGQCSGTRWQMGPEKRTFATHLHNYGYETFFAGKYLNQYGHEKVGGVKHVPPGWDWWFGLKGNSRYYNYTLSVNGMAEEHGTDPDKDYLTKVISERALEFLHKSSFEKPFFMMLSVPSAHAPFTPEPKYSGNFSSLRAPRTENFNIKAGEGKHWLMRQGVQPLPDDVVNKVDDVFRNRLRTLLTVDDMVKDVVEYLEVVDELKNTYLIFTSDNGYHLGQFSQPLDKREPYETDIRVPFTIRGPNIPSGMVNTFPTTNIDLAPTILDLAGIRIPKYMDGVSLKSEITKTKSTGVHVVLNSISLSEEELLKREYQIPGYPQVRRTMLVEHSGEGVEKNKGCEFMGSGLSGCNPNFACKCEDSWNNTYSCLRQVSSEQNFLFCKWEDGESFQEMYDLKSDPQQLNNTVGTIKKDVHKKLNNLLRNLKRCRGVRCAELSSFVI; from the exons ATGGAGTGTCGACAGATAGGTTACCTCTTCTTGGGGTTTGcagtgtttgtgtctgtcatGTATTGGTCTTCGCCAAGTCATATACATAGTGAACTCAGAGCTCAGTACATAAAG AACCGACCGAACTTCGTGTTCATTCTGACGGACGACCAGGATGTGGTGCTGGACGGCATGCTTCCCATGGCTAATGTAAGGAAACTGATTGCCAAGGAAGGCCTCACTCTCTCCAACTCCTTTGTTGCCAGTCCACTCTGCTGTCCCAGTAG GTCCAGCATTTTAACGGGACAGTATGTACACAATCATATGGCCATTAATAATTCACTGAGTGGCCAGTGCAGTGGTACGAGGTGGCAG ATGGGGCCAGAGAAGAGGACTTTTGCAACCCATCTTCACAACTATGGCTATGAAACATTTTTTGCTGGGAAATACTTAAACCAATATGGCCATGAGAAAGTTGGAGGAGTAAAGCATGTCCCACCAGGATGGGACTGGTGGTTTGGGTTGAAGGGAAATTCGCGATACTACAATTACACACTCTCTGTCAATGGAATGGCTGAGGAGCATGGGACTGACCCTGACAAGGACTACCTCACAAAGGTCATAAGTGAGAGGGCCCTTGAGTTCCTGCACAAGTCATCATTTGAGAAGCCCTTCTTCATGATGCTGTCAGTGCCGTCTGCACATGCACCCTTCACCCCAGAGCCTAAGTACTCTGGCAATTTTTCCTCCCTCAGAGCACCCAGGACGGAAAACTTTAACATCAAAGCAGGTGAAGGTAAACACTGGCTGATGCGGCAAGGTGTTCAGCCTCTCCCGGATGACGTTGTTAACAAAGTTGATGACGTCTTCAGGAACAGACTCAGGACACTTCTCACGGTGGATGACATGGTGAAGGATGTTGTGGAATACCTAGAGGTGGTGGACGAACTTAAAAATACCTATTTAATATTCACATCTGATAATGGGTATCACTTGGGGCAGTTTTCTCAACCTCTAGATAAAAGGGAACCATATGAGACGGATATCCGTGTACCTTTTACAATTCGAGGCCCTAACATACCGTCAGGAATGGTGAACACATTCCCAACAACTAATATTGACCTTGCGCCAACTATCCTGGACTTAGCTGGGATACGGATACCCAAGTACATGGATGGTGTTTCACTAAAGTCAGAAATAACTAAAACTAAATCAACAGGTGTACACGTTGTGTTGAATAGCATTAGTCTTTCTGAGGAAGAGCTGCTTAAGAGGGAGTATCAGATCCCAGGTTATCCTCAGGTACGAAGAACCATGTTAGTGGAACACTCTGGAGAAGgtgtggaaaaaaataaaggatgtgAGTTCATGGGCTCAGGTTTATCTGGTTGTAATCCTAACTTTGCTTGCAAGTGTGAGGACTCGTGGAACAACACATATAGTTGTTTAAGACAGGTAAGCAGTGAGCAAAATTTTCTGTTTTGTAAATGGGAAGATGGTGAGTCATTCCAAGAAATGTATGACCTGAAGAGCGATCCACAGCAACTGAACAATACAGTTGGAACAATAAAGAAAGACGTCCACAAGAAGTTGAATAATCTGCTTCGCAATTTAAAGAGATGTAGAGGGGTAAGGTGTGCAGAACTCTCTAGTTTTGTTATTTAG